In Malus sylvestris chromosome 16, drMalSylv7.2, whole genome shotgun sequence, the following are encoded in one genomic region:
- the LOC126606366 gene encoding RING-H2 finger protein ATL52-like — protein MGSQVSPKTWIPYMNTKDCSQGFCSLYCPQWCYITIPPPPALEFPRDDSSSSSPNFSPLVIAIIGILVSAFLLVSYYAVISKYCGNEDRRRARRESPGLNEELDDTYNPSIHEPWHVATAGLDEDLIKSLTVCKYKKGDGLVEGTDCSVCLSEFEEDESLRLLPKCNHAFHLPCIDTWLKSHSNCPLCRANVVSVSANAFQLHPNAVSESPRLTDHDTSSFAESQGANENAVTAQDSERGSSQNVDVIRGDEVIPKTSSVRAFSDLGNAEGRESTIIEIEGDHEGCHQVVRRSVSMDDSRGNRVLVADIICMNDEYDEEDNDIDHVGGSDDVAGPSKRSAGGVGKSSHRKGVLLHCVMSPVAMKRSFSSGRFFQIRPSRAGHTVIPPV, from the coding sequence ATGGGGTCTCAAGTCAGTCCTAAAACTTGGATACCATATATGAACACAAAAGATTGTTCTCAAGGCTTTTGTAGTTTGTATTGCCCACAGTGGTGTTACATCACAATACCACCCCCACCTGCCCTTGAGTTTCCTAGAGACGATTCATCGTCTTCGTCTCCAAATTTCTCTCCTCTTGTTATTGCAATTATTGGCATTTTGGTCAGTGCCTTTCTTCTTGTGAGCTACTACGCCGTAATCTCCAAGTACTGTGGCAACGAGGACCGGAGGAGAGCAAGAAGAGAAAGTCCTGGCCTGAATGAGGAGCTCGATGACACTTACAACCCGTCGATCCATGAGCCATGGCATGTAGCAACGGCTGGCTTAGATGAGGATTTGATTAAGTCATTAACAGTTTGTAAGTACAAGAAAGGAGATGGATTGGTTGAAGGAACAGATTGTTCGGTTTGTTTGAGtgagtttgaagaagatgagagCCTGAGGCTGTTGCCTAAATGCAATCACGCTTTCCATCTCCCTTGCATTGATACATGGCTTAAATCTCACTCCAATTGCCCTTTGTGTCGCGCTAACGTAGTTTCTGTTTCTGCAAATGCTTTTCAATTGCATCCCAATGCAGTGTCTGAAAGTCCTCGATTAACCGATCACGATACATCATCATTTGCTGAAAGCCAAGGAGCAAATGAAAATGCGGTAACGGCACAAGATTCAGAAAGGGGTTCTTCTCAAAACGTGGATGTAATTCGTGGAGATGAAGTTATTCCGAAGACATCATCAGTACGTGCTTTTAGTGATTTGGGAAATgcagaagggagagagagtacCATCATTGAGATTGAAGGAGACCATGAGGGATGTCATCAAGTAGTTAGAAGGTCAGTTTCCATGGACGATTCACGTGGGAACCGTGTTTTAGTCGCAGATATTATTTGCATGAATGACGAGTACGATGAAGAGGACAATGATATAGATCATGTGGGAGGCTCAGATGATGTTGCTGGTCCTTCGAAACGGTCCGCTGGAGGAGTAGGAAAATCTAGCCATAGAAAAGGAGTACTCCTGCATTGTGTTATGAGTCCAGTTGCAATGAAGAGATCATTTTCAAGCGGAAGATTCTTTCAAATTAGGCCTTCAAGAGCAGGGCATACAGTAATTCCTCCAGTCTAG